A single region of the Liolophura sinensis isolate JHLJ2023 chromosome 9, CUHK_Ljap_v2, whole genome shotgun sequence genome encodes:
- the LOC135475739 gene encoding sarcoplasmic calcium-binding protein-like: MADLQVLQEKWRMWFDSLDVNKSGVLTPKTWTDAADVLISGHSLEGNDAATARAKMGKLGKTVLGDSQSSITKEQFTQNLTTFFEKDQKQALDYITSVLRSLFEVMDTNNDCMVDEAGFVLMCRAFGHGEDTAKVVFKIISGGQDQIDVDVCVKFWTDVWFSADNEKWQNISEALKQ; encoded by the coding sequence ATGGCAGACTTGCAAGTACTTCAAGAAAAGTGGCGAATGTGGTTTGATTCCCTGGACGTTAACAAGAGTGGCGTTTTGACTCCGAAAACCTGGACGGACGCTGCTGATGTTTTGATCTCCGGCCATTCGCTGGAAGGGAATGACGCTGCTACAGCACGAGCGAAAATGGGTAAACTGGGTAAGACAGTCTTAGGTGACAGCCAATCTTCGATAACCAAGGAACAATTCACTCAGAATCTCACAACATTTTTTGAAAAGGATCAGAAGCAGGCGTTGGATTACATCACATCGGTGCTTCGGAGCCTGTTTGAAGTTATGGATACAAACAACGATTGTATGGTGGATGAAGCTGGATTTGTGCTGATGTGCCGAGCATTTGGTCACGGAGAAGATACCGCGAAGGTTGTGTTCAAGATCATCTCAGGTGGTCAAGATCAAATCGACGTTGATGTTTGCGTGAAGTTTTGGACGGATGTCTGGTTTTCTGCGGATAACGAAAAATGGCAGAACATCtctgaagccctgaaacaaTAA